The sequence ATCTTCATCTTCATCGGACCGTGCGGCCCGCCGGGCGTTTCGAGGTTCATCGTCATCTCGTAGCCGTCGGCCGAAAAGGACATCTCCGCCGTCCCCTTCGCGCCCGACTTGCAGTTCATCGCGTAGGAGACGTGGCCGCCGCCCTCCTTCAGGTCGCTGATCTGGCAGTCGCGGTTGCGCCCCTGCCCCTCCTCGGCCATCTTCTTGTAATCCTTGACGTCCTGGTCGGTGTAGCAGTGCGTGATCGTCGTCGGCGGAATCTGCCGGTCGATTCCTTCCATCTTCATCTCGGTCTTGAGCTCGTACTGTCCCGGCCGAATCGCCCGATCGGCGGCGAAGGCGGGGAGCGAGACGAGCGCGGCCAGGGCGACGGCGGTGATCCGGGGAGATCGCATGTTTCCTCCTGTGTGAATGATGCGGATGGCGGGAAGTCTATCGCGGCGCCGCGATGGCGCCAAGGCCGACGCGATAAGCTTCGCGCCAGGAGAACCACGATGGACGAAGAGATCACGCGCCGCCGACTGGCGGGAGGCATCGGGGCCGCGCTCGGCATTTCCTGGATCGGTCCGCTCGCCGCGGCATCGCGCCCGGCGCCGGCGCCCGCCGCCGGGGGTCCCATCCGGCTCTCGGCGAACGAA is a genomic window of Thermoanaerobaculia bacterium containing:
- a CDS encoding DUF3617 family protein, translated to MRSPRITAVALAALVSLPAFAADRAIRPGQYELKTEMKMEGIDRQIPPTTITHCYTDQDVKDYKKMAEEGQGRNRDCQISDLKEGGGHVSYAMNCKSGAKGTAEMSFSADGYEMTMNLETPGGPHGPMKMKMHTSARRTGDCSK